In Equus przewalskii isolate Varuska chromosome 15, EquPr2, whole genome shotgun sequence, a single genomic region encodes these proteins:
- the OGG1 gene encoding N-glycosylase/DNA lyase isoform X2: MAPSVLAGSMGHRTLASVPALWACIPCPRSELRLDLVLASGQSFRWREQSPAHWSGVLANQVWTLTQTEEQLYCTVYRGDKRQVGKPTLEELKAVRQYFQLDVSLAQLYHHWSSVDPHFQEVAQKFQGVRLLQQDPIECLFSFICSSNNNIARITGMVERLCQAFGPRLLQLDDVTYHGFPSLQALAGPEVEAQLRKLGLGYRARYVNASARAILEEQGGLPWLQQLCKAPYEEAHKALCNLPGVGTKVADCICLMALDKPQAVPVDVHMWQIAQRDYSWHPTTTQAKGPSPQANKELGNFFRSLWGPYAGWAQAVSVPRLPLLLQPRPHRTCPPAQTQWTLTPPPLPQVTQRTLHPPQP; this comes from the exons ATGGCTCCCTCCGTTCTGGCGGGTAGCATGGGGCATCGTACTCTAGCCTCCGTCCCGGCCTTGTGGGCCTGCATCCCCTGTCCACGCTCCGAGCTGCGCCTAGACCTGGTTCTGGCTTCTGGCCAGTCCTTCCG GTGGAGGGAGCAAAGCCCAGCGCACTGGAGTGGCGTGCTGGCGAACCAGGTGTGGACACTGACGCAGACTGAGGAGCAGCTCTACTGCACTGTCTACCGAGGGGACAAGCGCCAGGTTGGCAAGCCCACACTAGAAGAGCTAAAGGCCGTGCGCCAGTACTTCCAACTGGATGTCAGCCTAGCTCAACTGTATCACCATTGGAGTTCGGTGGACCCCCACTTCCAAGAGGTGGCTCAGAAATTCCAAG GTGTGCGACTCCTGCAGCAGGACCCCATCGAGTGCCTTTTCTCCTTCATCTGTTCCTCTAACAACAACATTGCCCGCATTACTGGCATGGTGGAGCGGCTCTGCCAGGCCTTTGGACCTCGGCTCCTCCAGCTTGATGATGTCACCTACCATGGCTTCCCCAGCCTGCAGGCCCTGGCTG GACCAGAGGTGGAGGCTCAGCTCAGGAAACTGGGCCTTGGGTACCGTGCCCGCTACGTGAATGCCAGTGCCCGAGCTATCTTGGAAGAGCAGGGCGGGCTGCCCTGGCTGCAGCAGCTGTGCAAGGCCCCCTATGAGGAGGCCCACAAGGCCCTCTGCAACCTGCCCGGGGTGGGCACCAAG GTGGCAGACTGCATCTGCTTGATGGCCCTAGACAAGCCCCAGGCCGTGCCTGTGGATGTCCACATGTGGCAGATTGCCCAGCGTGACTACAGCTGGCACCCCACCACGACCCAGGCCAAGGGTCCGAGCCCTCAGGCCAACAAGGAACTGG GAAACTTTTTCCGGAGCCTGTGGGGACCTTATGCAGGCTGGGCCCAAGCAGTGAGTGTACCTaggcttcccctcctcctccagcccagacCCCATAGGACGTGTCCCCCAGCCCAGACCCAGTGGACCCttacaccaccaccactaccccaGGTGACCCAAAGGActctccacccaccccagccctga
- the OGG1 gene encoding N-glycosylase/DNA lyase isoform X4, translated as MAPSVLAGSMGHRTLASVPALWACIPCPRSELRLDLVLASGQSFRWREQSPAHWSGVLANQVWTLTQTEEQLYCTVYRGDKRQVGKPTLEELKAVRQYFQLDVSLAQLYHHWSSVDPHFQEVAQKFQGVRLLQQDPIECLFSFICSSNNNIARITGMVERLCQAFGPRLLQLDDVTYHGFPSLQALAGPEVEAQLRKLGLGYRARYVNASARAILEEQGGLPWLQQLCKAPYEEAHKALCNLPGVGTKVADCICLMALDKPQAVPVDVHMWQIAQRDYSWHPTTTQAKGPSPQANKELGNFFRSLWGPYAGWAQAVLFSADLHQPHRAQEPPAKRRKRSAGPEG; from the exons ATGGCTCCCTCCGTTCTGGCGGGTAGCATGGGGCATCGTACTCTAGCCTCCGTCCCGGCCTTGTGGGCCTGCATCCCCTGTCCACGCTCCGAGCTGCGCCTAGACCTGGTTCTGGCTTCTGGCCAGTCCTTCCG GTGGAGGGAGCAAAGCCCAGCGCACTGGAGTGGCGTGCTGGCGAACCAGGTGTGGACACTGACGCAGACTGAGGAGCAGCTCTACTGCACTGTCTACCGAGGGGACAAGCGCCAGGTTGGCAAGCCCACACTAGAAGAGCTAAAGGCCGTGCGCCAGTACTTCCAACTGGATGTCAGCCTAGCTCAACTGTATCACCATTGGAGTTCGGTGGACCCCCACTTCCAAGAGGTGGCTCAGAAATTCCAAG GTGTGCGACTCCTGCAGCAGGACCCCATCGAGTGCCTTTTCTCCTTCATCTGTTCCTCTAACAACAACATTGCCCGCATTACTGGCATGGTGGAGCGGCTCTGCCAGGCCTTTGGACCTCGGCTCCTCCAGCTTGATGATGTCACCTACCATGGCTTCCCCAGCCTGCAGGCCCTGGCTG GACCAGAGGTGGAGGCTCAGCTCAGGAAACTGGGCCTTGGGTACCGTGCCCGCTACGTGAATGCCAGTGCCCGAGCTATCTTGGAAGAGCAGGGCGGGCTGCCCTGGCTGCAGCAGCTGTGCAAGGCCCCCTATGAGGAGGCCCACAAGGCCCTCTGCAACCTGCCCGGGGTGGGCACCAAG GTGGCAGACTGCATCTGCTTGATGGCCCTAGACAAGCCCCAGGCCGTGCCTGTGGATGTCCACATGTGGCAGATTGCCCAGCGTGACTACAGCTGGCACCCCACCACGACCCAGGCCAAGGGTCCGAGCCCTCAGGCCAACAAGGAACTGG GAAACTTTTTCCGGAGCCTGTGGGGACCTTATGCAGGCTGGGCCCAAGCA GTGCTGTTCAGTGCTGACCTGCACCAACCCCATCGAGCTCAGGAGCCACCAGCAAAGCGCAGAAAGAGATCCGCAGGGCCAGAAGGCTAG
- the OGG1 gene encoding N-glycosylase/DNA lyase isoform X1 yields the protein MAPSVLAGSMGHRTLASVPALWACIPCPRSELRLDLVLASGQSFRWREQSPAHWSGVLANQVWTLTQTEEQLYCTVYRGDKRQVGKPTLEELKAVRQYFQLDVSLAQLYHHWSSVDPHFQEVAQKFQGVRLLQQDPIECLFSFICSSNNNIARITGMVERLCQAFGPRLLQLDDVTYHGFPSLQALAGPEVEAQLRKLGLGYRARYVNASARAILEEQGGLPWLQQLCKAPYEEAHKALCNLPGVGTKVRTQVADCICLMALDKPQAVPVDVHMWQIAQRDYSWHPTTTQAKGPSPQANKELGNFFRSLWGPYAGWAQAVSVPRLPLLLQPRPHRTCPPAQTQWTLTPPPLPQVTQRTLHPPQP from the exons ATGGCTCCCTCCGTTCTGGCGGGTAGCATGGGGCATCGTACTCTAGCCTCCGTCCCGGCCTTGTGGGCCTGCATCCCCTGTCCACGCTCCGAGCTGCGCCTAGACCTGGTTCTGGCTTCTGGCCAGTCCTTCCG GTGGAGGGAGCAAAGCCCAGCGCACTGGAGTGGCGTGCTGGCGAACCAGGTGTGGACACTGACGCAGACTGAGGAGCAGCTCTACTGCACTGTCTACCGAGGGGACAAGCGCCAGGTTGGCAAGCCCACACTAGAAGAGCTAAAGGCCGTGCGCCAGTACTTCCAACTGGATGTCAGCCTAGCTCAACTGTATCACCATTGGAGTTCGGTGGACCCCCACTTCCAAGAGGTGGCTCAGAAATTCCAAG GTGTGCGACTCCTGCAGCAGGACCCCATCGAGTGCCTTTTCTCCTTCATCTGTTCCTCTAACAACAACATTGCCCGCATTACTGGCATGGTGGAGCGGCTCTGCCAGGCCTTTGGACCTCGGCTCCTCCAGCTTGATGATGTCACCTACCATGGCTTCCCCAGCCTGCAGGCCCTGGCTG GACCAGAGGTGGAGGCTCAGCTCAGGAAACTGGGCCTTGGGTACCGTGCCCGCTACGTGAATGCCAGTGCCCGAGCTATCTTGGAAGAGCAGGGCGGGCTGCCCTGGCTGCAGCAGCTGTGCAAGGCCCCCTATGAGGAGGCCCACAAGGCCCTCTGCAACCTGCCCGGGGTGGGCACCAAGGTGAGGACCCAG GTGGCAGACTGCATCTGCTTGATGGCCCTAGACAAGCCCCAGGCCGTGCCTGTGGATGTCCACATGTGGCAGATTGCCCAGCGTGACTACAGCTGGCACCCCACCACGACCCAGGCCAAGGGTCCGAGCCCTCAGGCCAACAAGGAACTGG GAAACTTTTTCCGGAGCCTGTGGGGACCTTATGCAGGCTGGGCCCAAGCAGTGAGTGTACCTaggcttcccctcctcctccagcccagacCCCATAGGACGTGTCCCCCAGCCCAGACCCAGTGGACCCttacaccaccaccactaccccaGGTGACCCAAAGGActctccacccaccccagccctga
- the OGG1 gene encoding N-glycosylase/DNA lyase isoform X3 → MAPSVLAGSMGHRTLASVPALWACIPCPRSELRLDLVLASGQSFRWREQSPAHWSGVLANQVWTLTQTEEQLYCTVYRGDKRQVGKPTLEELKAVRQYFQLDVSLAQLYHHWSSVDPHFQEVAQKFQGVRLLQQDPIECLFSFICSSNNNIARITGMVERLCQAFGPRLLQLDDVTYHGFPSLQALAGPEVEAQLRKLGLGYRARYVNASARAILEEQGGLPWLQQLCKAPYEEAHKALCNLPGVGTKVRTQVADCICLMALDKPQAVPVDVHMWQIAQRDYSWHPTTTQAKGPSPQANKELGNFFRSLWGPYAGWAQAVLFSADLHQPHRAQEPPAKRRKRSAGPEG, encoded by the exons ATGGCTCCCTCCGTTCTGGCGGGTAGCATGGGGCATCGTACTCTAGCCTCCGTCCCGGCCTTGTGGGCCTGCATCCCCTGTCCACGCTCCGAGCTGCGCCTAGACCTGGTTCTGGCTTCTGGCCAGTCCTTCCG GTGGAGGGAGCAAAGCCCAGCGCACTGGAGTGGCGTGCTGGCGAACCAGGTGTGGACACTGACGCAGACTGAGGAGCAGCTCTACTGCACTGTCTACCGAGGGGACAAGCGCCAGGTTGGCAAGCCCACACTAGAAGAGCTAAAGGCCGTGCGCCAGTACTTCCAACTGGATGTCAGCCTAGCTCAACTGTATCACCATTGGAGTTCGGTGGACCCCCACTTCCAAGAGGTGGCTCAGAAATTCCAAG GTGTGCGACTCCTGCAGCAGGACCCCATCGAGTGCCTTTTCTCCTTCATCTGTTCCTCTAACAACAACATTGCCCGCATTACTGGCATGGTGGAGCGGCTCTGCCAGGCCTTTGGACCTCGGCTCCTCCAGCTTGATGATGTCACCTACCATGGCTTCCCCAGCCTGCAGGCCCTGGCTG GACCAGAGGTGGAGGCTCAGCTCAGGAAACTGGGCCTTGGGTACCGTGCCCGCTACGTGAATGCCAGTGCCCGAGCTATCTTGGAAGAGCAGGGCGGGCTGCCCTGGCTGCAGCAGCTGTGCAAGGCCCCCTATGAGGAGGCCCACAAGGCCCTCTGCAACCTGCCCGGGGTGGGCACCAAGGTGAGGACCCAG GTGGCAGACTGCATCTGCTTGATGGCCCTAGACAAGCCCCAGGCCGTGCCTGTGGATGTCCACATGTGGCAGATTGCCCAGCGTGACTACAGCTGGCACCCCACCACGACCCAGGCCAAGGGTCCGAGCCCTCAGGCCAACAAGGAACTGG GAAACTTTTTCCGGAGCCTGTGGGGACCTTATGCAGGCTGGGCCCAAGCA GTGCTGTTCAGTGCTGACCTGCACCAACCCCATCGAGCTCAGGAGCCACCAGCAAAGCGCAGAAAGAGATCCGCAGGGCCAGAAGGCTAG
- the OGG1 gene encoding N-glycosylase/DNA lyase isoform X5 yields the protein MAPSVLAGSMGHRTLASVPALWACIPCPRSELRLDLVLASGQSFRWREQSPAHWSGVLANQVWTLTQTEEQLYCTVYRGDKRQVGKPTLEELKAVRQYFQLDVSLAQLYHHWSSVDPHFQEVAQKFQGVRLLQQDPIECLFSFICSSNNNIARITGMVERLCQAFGPRLLQLDDVTYHGFPSLQALAGPEVEAQLRKLGLGYRARYVNASARAILEEQGGLPWLQQLCKAPYEEAHKALCNLPGVGTKVRTQVADCICLMALDKPQAVPVDVHMWQIAQRDYSWHPTTTQAKGPSPQANKELGAVQC from the exons ATGGCTCCCTCCGTTCTGGCGGGTAGCATGGGGCATCGTACTCTAGCCTCCGTCCCGGCCTTGTGGGCCTGCATCCCCTGTCCACGCTCCGAGCTGCGCCTAGACCTGGTTCTGGCTTCTGGCCAGTCCTTCCG GTGGAGGGAGCAAAGCCCAGCGCACTGGAGTGGCGTGCTGGCGAACCAGGTGTGGACACTGACGCAGACTGAGGAGCAGCTCTACTGCACTGTCTACCGAGGGGACAAGCGCCAGGTTGGCAAGCCCACACTAGAAGAGCTAAAGGCCGTGCGCCAGTACTTCCAACTGGATGTCAGCCTAGCTCAACTGTATCACCATTGGAGTTCGGTGGACCCCCACTTCCAAGAGGTGGCTCAGAAATTCCAAG GTGTGCGACTCCTGCAGCAGGACCCCATCGAGTGCCTTTTCTCCTTCATCTGTTCCTCTAACAACAACATTGCCCGCATTACTGGCATGGTGGAGCGGCTCTGCCAGGCCTTTGGACCTCGGCTCCTCCAGCTTGATGATGTCACCTACCATGGCTTCCCCAGCCTGCAGGCCCTGGCTG GACCAGAGGTGGAGGCTCAGCTCAGGAAACTGGGCCTTGGGTACCGTGCCCGCTACGTGAATGCCAGTGCCCGAGCTATCTTGGAAGAGCAGGGCGGGCTGCCCTGGCTGCAGCAGCTGTGCAAGGCCCCCTATGAGGAGGCCCACAAGGCCCTCTGCAACCTGCCCGGGGTGGGCACCAAGGTGAGGACCCAG GTGGCAGACTGCATCTGCTTGATGGCCCTAGACAAGCCCCAGGCCGTGCCTGTGGATGTCCACATGTGGCAGATTGCCCAGCGTGACTACAGCTGGCACCCCACCACGACCCAGGCCAAGGGTCCGAGCCCTCAGGCCAACAAGGAACTGG GTGCTGTTCAGTGCTGA
- the OGG1 gene encoding N-glycosylase/DNA lyase isoform X6 — MAPSVLAGSMGHRTLASVPALWACIPCPRSELRLDLVLASGQSFRWREQSPAHWSGVLANQVWTLTQTEEQLYCTVYRGDKRQVGKPTLEELKAVRQYFQLDVSLAQLYHHWSSVDPHFQEVAQKFQGVRLLQQDPIECLFSFICSSNNNIARITGMVERLCQAFGPRLLQLDDVTYHGFPSLQALAGPEVEAQLRKLGLGYRARYVNASARAILEEQGGLPWLQQLCKAPYEEAHKALCNLPGVGTKVADCICLMALDKPQAVPVDVHMWQIAQRDYSWHPTTTQAKGPSPQANKELGAVQC, encoded by the exons ATGGCTCCCTCCGTTCTGGCGGGTAGCATGGGGCATCGTACTCTAGCCTCCGTCCCGGCCTTGTGGGCCTGCATCCCCTGTCCACGCTCCGAGCTGCGCCTAGACCTGGTTCTGGCTTCTGGCCAGTCCTTCCG GTGGAGGGAGCAAAGCCCAGCGCACTGGAGTGGCGTGCTGGCGAACCAGGTGTGGACACTGACGCAGACTGAGGAGCAGCTCTACTGCACTGTCTACCGAGGGGACAAGCGCCAGGTTGGCAAGCCCACACTAGAAGAGCTAAAGGCCGTGCGCCAGTACTTCCAACTGGATGTCAGCCTAGCTCAACTGTATCACCATTGGAGTTCGGTGGACCCCCACTTCCAAGAGGTGGCTCAGAAATTCCAAG GTGTGCGACTCCTGCAGCAGGACCCCATCGAGTGCCTTTTCTCCTTCATCTGTTCCTCTAACAACAACATTGCCCGCATTACTGGCATGGTGGAGCGGCTCTGCCAGGCCTTTGGACCTCGGCTCCTCCAGCTTGATGATGTCACCTACCATGGCTTCCCCAGCCTGCAGGCCCTGGCTG GACCAGAGGTGGAGGCTCAGCTCAGGAAACTGGGCCTTGGGTACCGTGCCCGCTACGTGAATGCCAGTGCCCGAGCTATCTTGGAAGAGCAGGGCGGGCTGCCCTGGCTGCAGCAGCTGTGCAAGGCCCCCTATGAGGAGGCCCACAAGGCCCTCTGCAACCTGCCCGGGGTGGGCACCAAG GTGGCAGACTGCATCTGCTTGATGGCCCTAGACAAGCCCCAGGCCGTGCCTGTGGATGTCCACATGTGGCAGATTGCCCAGCGTGACTACAGCTGGCACCCCACCACGACCCAGGCCAAGGGTCCGAGCCCTCAGGCCAACAAGGAACTGG GTGCTGTTCAGTGCTGA